A single region of the Thioalkalivibrio nitratireducens DSM 14787 genome encodes:
- a CDS encoding 4Fe-4S dicluster domain-containing protein encodes MGYGMVIDQQLCVGCAACTIACKIENNTPVGFNWCDKITRTSGKFPAVRYEYISTMCNHCDNAPCVKACPTQAMYKNRDTGLTLHDPKKCIGCKACIVNCPYGVISFNWERPHKDWAERDRLAEGCFSPREMVEEVGGEGSPHGNPERGTTYPVVRPAGTVEKCTFCDHRLAKGLAPACVDACPSGARQFGDIDDPNSEVSKLVAKHGGRGLREELGTRPRVIYIRDYKPQRRFEPARPAGENQGA; translated from the coding sequence ATGGGATATGGAATGGTGATTGACCAGCAGCTCTGCGTCGGCTGCGCCGCTTGCACCATCGCGTGCAAGATCGAAAACAACACGCCGGTCGGCTTCAACTGGTGCGACAAGATCACCCGCACCAGCGGGAAGTTCCCTGCCGTGCGCTACGAATACATCTCGACGATGTGCAACCACTGCGACAACGCGCCCTGCGTGAAGGCTTGCCCGACCCAGGCGATGTACAAGAACCGAGACACCGGCCTGACGCTGCACGACCCGAAGAAGTGCATCGGCTGCAAGGCCTGCATCGTCAACTGCCCGTACGGCGTGATCAGCTTCAACTGGGAAAGGCCGCACAAGGACTGGGCCGAGAGAGACCGTCTGGCCGAGGGGTGCTTCTCTCCCCGGGAGATGGTCGAGGAAGTCGGAGGCGAAGGCTCTCCGCACGGCAACCCGGAGCGCGGAACGACCTACCCGGTTGTCCGTCCGGCCGGCACGGTGGAGAAATGCACGTTCTGCGACCACCGGCTGGCGAAGGGTCTGGCCCCGGCCTGTGTCGACGCCTGCCCCTCGGGTGCACGGCAGTTCGGGGACATCGACGATCCGAACAGCGAGGTAAGCAAGCTGGTTGCGAAACACGGAGGCAGGGGGCTGCGTGAAGAACTGGGCACCCGGCCACGGGTGATTTACATCCGTGACTACAAGCCACAGCGCCGTTTCGAACCCGCTCGCCCCGCCGGCGAGAATCAAGGAGCGTGA